A genomic region of Eucalyptus grandis isolate ANBG69807.140 chromosome 5, ASM1654582v1, whole genome shotgun sequence contains the following coding sequences:
- the LOC104444206 gene encoding LOW QUALITY PROTEIN: eukaryotic initiation factor 4A-III homolog B (The sequence of the model RefSeq protein was modified relative to this genomic sequence to represent the inferred CDS: inserted 2 bases in 1 codon) encodes MATSLMARPVPATRSRPPAAFETALGVEAMSSFDRMGLSDDVLRGIYSHRFDNPSAIQQRAMVPIVRGQDVIAQVQSGMGKISTFALASCQIVDTSRKDVQVLILSPTRDLASQTERVVLAIGSYRNVLAHACVGGKSMGEDIRKLEHGVNVVSGTPGRVLDMIKRRTLCTRAIKLLVLDEADEMLSRGFKDQIYDVYRFLPPELQVVLVSATFPTEILEMTGRFMTDPIRIVVKRDELMLEVXVMFVEQVEWLAEKMRDSNFTVSVMHGDMPQKERDAVMAGFQSGATRLMITTDVWARGIDVEQVCLVVNYDLPNSRELYVHRAGRVGRFGRKGVVVNFVKDNEIRIRRDIEQYYGTNIR; translated from the exons ATGGCGACGTCCTTGATGGCAAGGCCAGTTCCGGCGACCCGATCGCGCCCGCCGGCTGCATTCGAGACGGCGCTAGGCGTGGAGGCCATGTCAAGCTTCGACCGCATGGGCCTGAGTGACGATGTCCTCCGTGGGATCTACAGCCACAGGTTCGACAACCCCTCGGCGATTCAGCAGCGAGCCATGGTGCCGATTGTCCGGGGCCAAGACGTGATCGCTCAGGTGCAATCCGGCATGGGCAAGATCTCCACCTTTGCCCTCGCGTCTTGCCAAATCGTGGACACCTCCAGAAAAGA CGTGCAAGTGCTGATTTTGTCACCTACGAGGGATTTGGCGAGTCAGACGGAGAGAGTTGTGCTGGCTATCGGTTCTTACAGGAACGTGCTAGCCCATGCATGTGTTGGAGGCAAGAGCATGGGTGAAGATATCCGGAAATTGGAGCATGGAGTTAATGTTGTGTCCGGAACTCCAGGCAGGGTGCTCGACATGATAAAGAGGAGAACTCTTTGCACCAGAGCCATCAAACTCCTAGTCCTT GACGAAGCTGATGAGATGCTGAGCAGAGGATTTAAGGATCAAATCTATGATGTTTACAGATTCCTTCCTCCAGAGCTTCAG GTTGTCTTAGTTTCAGCAACCTTCCCCACTGAGATATTAGAGATGACAGGAAGATTCATGACCGATCCCATAAGGATTGTTGTGAAGCGTGATGAGTTGATGCTGGAGGT AGTTATGTTTGTCGAGCAGGTGGAGTGGCTTGCTGAAAAGATGCGTGATTCTAACTTCACTGTGTCTGTCATGCACGGGGACATGCctcaaaaggagagagatgcaGTAATGGCTGGATTCCAATCTGGGGCGACTCGGTTGATGATCACCACTGATGTGTGGGCTCGAGGGATTGATGTTGAGCAG GTTTGTCTCGTTGTCAACTATGATCTTCCCAACAGCAGAGAGCTGTATGTCCATCGGGCCGGTCGAGTAGGCCGTTTTGGGCGGAAG GGTGTTGTGGtaaattttgtcaaagacaacGAGATCCGGATTCGTAGAGACATAGAACAGTATTATGGCACCAACATACGCTAA
- the LOC104446222 gene encoding receptor-like protein 54, whose amino-acid sequence MIPQAYPKGCTLKLIDLTKNRLQGPVPRSLANCVMLEYLNLGYNHILDEFPLGLLELTELKAIILKSNKFHGPIEAYRSQFNFSNLHIMDLSNNNFNGELPSKLMQSFHAMKVIVVQDHLDYIGIWQTYGTSQRSIFAKYEMRLMNKGTEREFSKVPNALMGVDLSNNKFEGHIPDIVGDLKSLILLNLSNNILTGCIPPSLANLTMLESLDLSQNKLSGEIPQHLAHLTFLSSFNVSYNQLLGRIPQGSQFNTFGIDSYAMNEGLCGSPLPKNCITTKDMSPLSPPLDEENGEQSLFDLDWKVVLIGIGVGLMIGVVLGNLIIDEKSRWFLHHAKKMEKRWK is encoded by the coding sequence ATGATTCCTCAAGCTTATCCAAAAGGTTGTACGTTGAAGCTTATTGATCTCACAAAGAATCGGTTGCAAGGGCCTGTACCAAGATCTTTGGCGAATTGTGTGATGCTAGAATATTTGAACCTTGGTTACAATCATATTCTTGATGAGTTCCCTCTAGGGCTATTAGAATTGACAGAGCTGAAAGCTATTATATTGAAGTCCAATAAGTTCCATGGTCCAATAGAAGCATATCGAAGCCAGTTCAACTTCAGCAATTTGCATATCATGGACCTTTCCAACAATAACTTCAATGGTGAACTTCCTTCCAAGTTGATGCAGAGTTTCCATGCCATGAAAGTAATTGTTGTTCAAGATCATTTGGATTATATAGGTATTTGGCAAACTTATGGTACCTCCCAAAGATCAATATTTGCAAAGTATGAAATGAGATTGATGAATAAAGGCACAGAGAGGGAATTCTCGAAGGTTCCAAATGCACTTATGGGAGTTGACCTCTCCAATAATAAATTTGAAGGACACATACCTGATATCGTTGGAGATTTGAAGTCTCTTATTTTGCTTAACCTTTCAAACAACATTCTCACTGGTTGCATTCCACCTTCCTTGGCAAACTTGACAATGCTCGAATCTTTAGATCTTTCTCAAAACAAACTGTCAGGAGAGATCCCTCAACATCTAGCCCATCTTACATTCCTTTCATCTTTCAATGTCTCTTATAATCAACTGTTAGGACGAATTCCACAAGGGAGTCAGTTCAACACATTTGGGATAGATTCGTATGCCATGAATGAGGGGTTATGTGGAAGCCCTTTGCCAAAAAACTGCATAACGACCAAGGATATGTCACCATTATCACCGCCTCTCGATGAAGAAAATGGCGAACAGTCTCTATTTGACTTGGATTGGAAAGTTGTGCTGATTGGCATTGGAGTCGGGTTAATGATTGGTGTTGTGCTAGGGAACTTGATCATTGACGAGAAGAGTAGGTGGTTCTTGCACCATgccaagaaaatggaaaagagatgGAAATGA
- the LOC104444207 gene encoding SH3 domain-containing protein 2, with the protein MEAIKKQASKLREQVAKQQQAILKQLGHFDADALMVDEDELQCYRQLQNLYNSTRVAKHLQRNIVRGVEGFISISSKQMAIVRKLADDCCNYGVENQGSGSALSRAALSFGTSHNSMESERANLLGTLGDQVSEPLRVVINGAPLEDARHLTRRYDKLRQEVENQAAEVLRRRSRSRDSTQSAESTLKLKSAEARLTELKSAMMALGREATDAMLSVENQQQQITFQRLLKMVDVERDYHRRVVAILEKLHSEMIEEEQSSEPSVTSTTLQRDGEVPLAHEDDKSSISDDHGHIDQYESYFIGKVIHSFDAQADGELSLFVDDYVIVRQVAPNGWSEGECNGNAGWFPSAYVERQEKAPAKKVLETTSSRI; encoded by the exons ATGGAGGCCATCAAGAAGCAGGCCAGCAAGCTGCGGGAGCAAGTCGCCAAGCAGCAGCAG GCAATATTGAAACAACTGGGGCACTTTGATGCTGATGCACTGATGGTTGATGAAGACGAGCTTCAGTGTTACCGGCAACTCCAGAATCTGTACAATTCTACCAGGGTAGCCAAG CATCTACAGAGGAATATTGTTCGAGGCGTTGAAGGTTTCATATCCATAAGCTCAAAGCAAATGGCGATAG TAAGGAAGTTGGCTGATGACTGCTGCAATTATGGAGTTGAGAACCAGGGCTCTGGTTCTGCTCTTTCGAGAGCTGCTCTATCATTTGGTACTTCGCATAATTCAATGGAAAGCGAGCGAGCGAACTTGCTTGGAACCCTAGGTGATCAG GTTTCCGAGCCTCTACGGGTAGTTATAAATGGAGCTCCTTTGGAAGATGCACGCCACTTAACTCGCCGCTATGACAAGCTCCGGCAAGAGGTGGAAAACCAG GCAGCTGAAGTTCTGAGAAGGCGATCAAGATCTAGAGATTCGACTCAATCTGCAGAAAGTACCCTGAAGCTTAAAAGTGCAGAAGCAAGATTGACTGAACTTAAATCAGCTATGATGGCACTCGGTAGAGAAGCAACTGATGCTATGTTATCAGTTGAAAATCAACAGCAGCAGATCACTTTCCAGCGTCTCCTTAAAATG GTGGATGTGGAGAGAGACTATCACCGAAGAGTTGTTGCCATCTTAGAGAAGTTACATTCTGAG ATGATAGAGGAAGAGCAATCAAGTGAGCCTTCAGTGACATCAACGACGTTGCAGCGAGATGGGGAAGTTCCACTTGCTCATGAGGATGACAAATCAAGCATATCAGATGATCATGGACACATTGATCAGTATGAGAGCTACTTCATTGGAAAA GTCATACACTCATTTGATGCTCAAGCAGATGGAGAGTTGAGTCTATTTGTTGATGATTATGTCATTGTCCGGCAG GTCGCTCCCAACGGATGGTCGGAAGGCGAATGTAATGGAAATGCCGGGTGGTTTCCTTCTGCTTATGTGGAACGTCAAGAGAAAGCGCCGGCTAAAAAAGTACTGGAAACGACAAGCTCAAGAATCTGA